In the genome of Flavobacterium panacagri, one region contains:
- a CDS encoding peptidase has translation MSKKKKSFRRKLFTKNRLVILNEDTFEELFSFKLNLMNVFVTFTLGGIFLILITTFIIAFTPLREFIPGYSSTELKRNATKLAIKSDSLETALRQNEAYIKGVQKVLKGELEYSKFNKDSILAETVENPSDVNMKASDAEIKLRDEVAKTEKEQQTKSQEKKKNGKK, from the coding sequence ATGTCAAAGAAAAAAAAGAGTTTCAGAAGAAAATTATTCACCAAAAACAGATTAGTAATTTTGAATGAAGATACTTTTGAAGAACTATTTTCTTTCAAACTCAATTTAATGAATGTCTTTGTAACGTTTACTTTAGGAGGCATTTTTTTAATTCTCATTACAACTTTTATAATCGCTTTTACGCCTCTTCGCGAGTTTATTCCGGGATATTCTTCAACAGAACTAAAAAGAAATGCAACCAAACTGGCCATAAAATCTGATTCACTTGAAACAGCATTACGACAGAATGAAGCTTATATTAAAGGTGTTCAGAAAGTCTTAAAAGGAGAATTAGAATATTCAAAATTCAATAAAGATTCTATTTTAGCTGAAACAGTCGAAAACCCCTCAGACGTAAATATGAAAGCTTCTGATGCTGAAATAAAATTAAGAGATGAGGTTGCAAAGACTGAAAAGGAACAGCAGACTAAATCTCAGGAAAAAAAGAAAAATGGCAAAAAATAA
- a CDS encoding GH3 auxin-responsive promoter family protein — protein MSIKAVAAKLFATKIYSETQTWAKKPVETQQKVFNNLIKNAKATSFGKDHHFNQIQTIEDFQKNVPVRDYEDLKPYVDKVVKGEENVLWKGKPLYFAKTSGTTSGAKFIPLTKESMPFHITAARNAILHYVHETGNADFVDGKMIFLQGSPILTEKYGIKFGRLSGIVAHFVPKYLQKNRMPSWETNCIEDWETKVDAIVDETIVEDMSIISGIPSWVQMYFERLQQKSGGKKIGEIFKNFNLFIYGGVNYEPYRAKFENMIGRKVDSIELFPASEGFFAYQDSQKEKGMLLLLNSGIFYEFIKADEFFNENPKALTIGEVEIGVNYVLIISTNAGLWRYNIGDTVQFTSLAPYRVIVSGRIKHYISAFGEHVIANEVENAMKEAVASTNIVINEFTVAPQINPSNGLPYHEWLVEFEKEPENMEIFAETIDNSMRKQNIYYDDLITGNVLRKVVVTKVSKNGFQDYMKSQGKLGGQNKIPRLSNNRDIADNLR, from the coding sequence ATGTCAATTAAAGCCGTAGCAGCAAAATTATTTGCAACTAAGATATATTCCGAAACTCAAACTTGGGCTAAAAAACCAGTCGAAACGCAACAAAAAGTCTTTAATAACCTCATAAAAAACGCCAAGGCAACCAGTTTTGGCAAAGACCATCATTTTAATCAAATACAAACAATTGAAGATTTTCAAAAAAACGTTCCAGTACGAGATTATGAAGATTTAAAACCTTATGTTGATAAGGTTGTAAAAGGAGAAGAAAATGTTCTCTGGAAAGGAAAACCATTGTATTTTGCTAAAACTTCTGGAACAACTTCCGGCGCAAAGTTTATTCCGCTGACCAAAGAATCAATGCCGTTTCACATTACTGCAGCAAGAAACGCTATTTTACATTACGTTCATGAAACAGGAAATGCAGATTTTGTAGATGGAAAGATGATTTTCCTTCAGGGAAGTCCAATCTTAACGGAAAAATACGGAATTAAATTTGGAAGACTTTCTGGAATTGTGGCGCATTTTGTACCAAAATATCTTCAGAAAAACAGAATGCCTTCGTGGGAAACCAACTGTATTGAAGACTGGGAAACTAAAGTTGATGCGATTGTAGATGAAACTATAGTAGAAGATATGTCTATTATTTCAGGAATTCCGTCCTGGGTACAGATGTATTTTGAACGTTTGCAGCAAAAAAGCGGTGGAAAAAAAATAGGAGAGATTTTCAAAAATTTTAATCTCTTTATTTATGGAGGTGTGAATTATGAGCCTTATCGAGCCAAATTCGAAAACATGATTGGCAGAAAAGTAGACAGCATTGAATTGTTTCCAGCTTCTGAAGGCTTCTTTGCTTATCAGGATTCGCAGAAAGAAAAGGGAATGCTATTGTTATTGAATTCGGGTATTTTCTACGAGTTTATTAAAGCAGATGAATTCTTTAACGAAAATCCAAAAGCGCTGACAATCGGCGAAGTGGAAATAGGCGTAAACTACGTTTTAATTATTTCTACAAATGCAGGACTTTGGCGTTATAATATTGGCGATACTGTTCAGTTTACTTCTTTGGCTCCATATCGTGTTATAGTCTCTGGACGTATCAAACATTATATTTCGGCTTTCGGAGAACATGTTATTGCCAATGAAGTGGAGAATGCGATGAAAGAAGCAGTAGCCTCAACCAATATTGTAATCAATGAATTTACAGTTGCACCTCAGATCAATCCATCAAACGGACTTCCATATCACGAATGGCTGGTTGAATTTGAGAAGGAACCTGAAAACATGGAGATTTTCGCTGAAACTATTGACAATTCAATGCGTAAGCAAAACATTTATTACGATGATTTGATTACCGGAAATGTTTTAAGAAAAGTGGTTGTAACCAAAGTTTCTAAAAATGGATTTCAGGATTATATGAAATCGCAGGGAAAATTGGGCGGACAAAATAAGATTCCGAGACTATCAAATAATAGAGATATTGCGGATAATTTAAGATAG
- a CDS encoding type II toxin-antitoxin system ParD family antitoxin, translated as MAKNTSILLGDYFDNFINSQVKTGRFTSASEVIRAALRMFEEEQTKSEELIKELKKGEKSGFVKDFDRESFIKNLHEKHIKNEL; from the coding sequence ATGGCAAAGAATACATCAATATTGTTAGGAGATTATTTTGATAATTTTATTAATTCACAAGTAAAAACAGGTCGATTTACATCTGCAAGTGAGGTAATTCGGGCTGCATTGAGAATGTTTGAAGAAGAACAAACCAAAAGTGAAGAACTAATAAAAGAATTAAAAAAAGGAGAAAAATCAGGATTTGTAAAAGATTTTGATCGTGAATCTTTTATAAAAAACCTTCACGAAAAACATATTAAAAATGAATTATAA
- a CDS encoding type II toxin-antitoxin system RelE/ParE family toxin — protein MNYKISIEASYDLEKIWLYTFDTWSAEQADRYLKLILDEIEYLCLKPNSGKDFSHIRKGYFRTKVKSHLIFYKINIKQNEIEIIRVLHQMMDIENHLK, from the coding sequence ATGAATTATAAGATTAGTATAGAAGCATCTTATGATTTAGAAAAAATTTGGCTTTATACTTTTGATACTTGGTCTGCCGAACAAGCAGACAGGTATTTAAAATTGATATTGGATGAAATAGAATACTTGTGTTTAAAACCTAATTCAGGAAAAGATTTCAGCCATATCAGAAAAGGTTATTTTAGAACTAAAGTAAAGTCACATTTAATATTTTATAAAATAAACATCAAACAAAACGAAATAGAGATTATTAGAGTTTTGCACCAAATGATGGATATTGAAAACCACCTTAAATAA
- a CDS encoding DUF6909 family protein yields the protein MKETKHISRSRAQESSAAIEKMYITMRHLFNRGFYKPMGVSGDSLRESLLALRPEIYGNIAEEKVELNGLLYVIERLPIGIEQCRFINLTSDEGYSKSHFQAIVPPKRRRNCYRIDEEQMNVEITRGRSDIYDILTHLTFIFIESHKIKNRVLIDDGGEVSRDWQKLEQAVMQTKKLSLVEKEKAISHVANILARTFEEVLDIYDAFGSETAPDRFLHVIYWLGKLAIEEIVENNKRTITFSPVLRERLGHHIHGEIWATNIKEVLKANDLLKRPIHVISANMHSVMNSIFATPLLKTKYKGKTDFFIYEELSGSGSKEIRGQVEELALKNGMISLPDCSGTNIDVQIFDTAKIDWSKTAFSHANVGEDKPVIIVMDYAFGEQAYETIDELLKPYKKETLLNVKSVSIMGKAGILEGGKGDIMIPTAHINEGTADNYFFENELTGAMFEGNEIDIYEGAMVTVLGTSLQNRDLLKFFHESTWGVIGLEMEGSYYQKAIQSASKIRKSVPHDIKVRYAYYASDNPLETGSTLASGGLGTTGVKPTYLITIKILEQIFNIK from the coding sequence ATGAAAGAAACCAAACATATATCAAGATCAAGAGCTCAGGAATCATCTGCAGCGATAGAAAAAATGTACATTACAATGCGCCATTTATTTAACCGTGGTTTTTATAAACCAATGGGAGTTTCTGGCGACAGCTTACGAGAATCATTATTAGCATTAAGACCTGAAATCTATGGAAATATTGCTGAAGAAAAAGTAGAATTGAACGGACTTTTATATGTTATAGAACGTCTTCCGATTGGAATTGAGCAATGTCGTTTTATCAATTTAACTTCAGATGAAGGGTATTCTAAATCACATTTTCAGGCAATCGTTCCTCCAAAAAGAAGACGAAACTGCTATAGAATTGACGAAGAACAAATGAATGTCGAAATCACAAGAGGACGTTCTGACATTTATGATATTCTAACACATTTGACTTTCATTTTTATTGAATCTCATAAAATTAAAAACAGAGTTTTAATTGATGACGGTGGAGAAGTTTCCCGTGACTGGCAGAAATTGGAACAAGCGGTTATGCAGACCAAAAAGCTTTCTTTGGTAGAAAAAGAAAAAGCTATTTCGCATGTTGCTAATATTTTAGCACGAACTTTTGAGGAAGTTTTAGATATTTACGACGCTTTTGGTTCAGAAACGGCACCAGATCGTTTCTTGCATGTAATTTACTGGTTAGGAAAATTAGCTATTGAAGAAATTGTTGAAAACAATAAAAGAACTATAACATTCAGTCCTGTTTTACGTGAACGTTTAGGACACCACATCCATGGAGAAATCTGGGCTACAAATATCAAAGAAGTTTTAAAAGCAAATGATCTTTTAAAACGTCCAATTCACGTAATAAGTGCCAATATGCACAGTGTGATGAACTCGATTTTTGCGACGCCTTTGTTGAAAACAAAGTACAAAGGCAAAACAGATTTCTTTATTTATGAAGAACTGAGCGGTTCGGGTTCAAAAGAAATAAGAGGTCAGGTAGAAGAACTGGCGCTGAAAAACGGAATGATTTCATTACCAGATTGCTCAGGAACTAATATCGATGTTCAGATTTTTGATACAGCTAAAATTGACTGGTCAAAAACAGCCTTTTCACATGCGAATGTAGGTGAAGATAAACCGGTTATAATCGTAATGGATTATGCGTTTGGAGAACAGGCTTATGAAACAATAGATGAGCTTTTGAAACCCTATAAAAAAGAAACTTTACTAAATGTAAAATCGGTTTCTATTATGGGTAAAGCGGGAATTCTGGAAGGCGGAAAAGGAGATATCATGATTCCGACAGCGCATATCAACGAAGGAACAGCGGATAATTATTTCTTCGAAAATGAATTAACAGGTGCGATGTTCGAAGGAAATGAGATTGATATTTATGAAGGTGCAATGGTAACGGTTTTAGGAACTTCATTACAAAACAGAGATTTATTGAAATTTTTCCACGAATCGACCTGGGGTGTAATTGGTTTGGAAATGGAAGGATCTTATTATCAAAAAGCGATTCAATCGGCATCAAAAATTAGAAAAAGTGTGCCTCACGATATTAAAGTTCGTTATGCTTATTACGCCTCAGATAATCCACTGGAAACAGGAAGTACATTGGCTTCAGGAGGATTAGGAACAACAGGTGTTAAGCCGACTTATTTGATTACAATTAAGATTTTAGAACAGATTTTCAATATTAAATAG
- a CDS encoding lipopolysaccharide biosynthesis protein: protein MKTFKIFESISKNSFIKQSLGTLALRIFGVVLLFGFTVFLTKSYSPKLIGQYDFVRSYLLAVGSICLLGFDQSILYFKGRLASQNEQRQLKKVYLKMVGMLFLTSLLILVVFLLIDKKRINAYFLDDEVYVILLKSSILLFFHGLSLLNTEVFRALDKLYVAELFRNIIKYVPLIMGSMLLFYLHLETYLVDVFLIGFVFLALISSILVFIYFNKTETVSEEIFNSKHIFVKSYPMAISGMAMFLLMSFDIMFLKKYQNDETVAFYSIGVKIMTIVSVIILTINITVSAKIAEFFSNKNWIELKKTLRNSARLIFCIGFPVIFLICVFSEHVLSLFGQQYIIAQKSFLILIIGQGICSLFGSAPVYLNMTGRQHIFQIILIGAVIINFILNRFLIPVYGMTGAAFAFFSSSFFWNFVSAVVIYKKDKIKIFLH, encoded by the coding sequence TTGAAAACGTTTAAGATCTTTGAAAGTATTTCAAAAAACTCCTTCATAAAACAAAGTTTAGGAACTTTGGCTTTGCGAATTTTTGGAGTTGTTTTGTTATTCGGTTTCACAGTATTTTTAACAAAATCTTACAGTCCAAAATTAATTGGACAGTATGATTTTGTGCGTTCTTATCTTTTGGCAGTTGGGAGTATCTGTCTGTTGGGCTTTGATCAGTCCATTTTATATTTTAAAGGACGACTTGCAAGTCAGAATGAACAACGACAATTGAAAAAAGTGTATTTAAAAATGGTAGGAATGCTATTTTTAACTTCACTGTTAATTTTAGTTGTTTTTCTTCTAATTGACAAAAAGAGAATCAACGCTTATTTTCTAGATGATGAGGTTTATGTGATTCTTTTAAAAAGTTCAATCCTATTATTTTTTCATGGATTGTCACTTTTAAATACCGAAGTTTTCAGGGCGTTGGACAAATTGTATGTTGCTGAATTATTCAGAAATATTATCAAATATGTTCCATTGATAATGGGTTCTATGTTGTTATTTTATTTGCATTTAGAAACCTATTTGGTAGATGTTTTTCTAATTGGATTTGTTTTTTTGGCATTAATAAGCTCCATTTTAGTATTTATTTATTTTAATAAAACAGAGACTGTTTCAGAAGAGATTTTTAATTCAAAACACATTTTTGTAAAATCATATCCAATGGCCATAAGCGGAATGGCCATGTTTTTATTAATGTCTTTTGATATTATGTTTTTGAAAAAATATCAAAATGACGAAACAGTTGCTTTTTATTCTATTGGAGTTAAAATAATGACGATTGTTTCTGTTATAATTTTGACAATAAACATAACTGTTTCGGCAAAAATTGCTGAGTTTTTTTCAAATAAGAATTGGATAGAATTGAAAAAAACATTGAGAAACAGTGCGCGTTTAATTTTTTGCATTGGATTTCCAGTGATTTTTCTTATTTGCGTATTTTCGGAACATGTATTGTCGTTGTTTGGACAACAATATATTATAGCTCAGAAATCCTTTCTAATTTTAATAATTGGCCAGGGAATTTGTTCTTTATTCGGTTCAGCGCCAGTATATTTGAATATGACTGGAAGACAACACATATTTCAGATAATTTTAATTGGAGCAGTTATTATTAACTTTATATTAAATCGATTTTTGATTCCAGTTTACGGAATGACTGGTGCAGCCTTTGCTTTTTTTAGCAGTTCTTTTTTCTGGAATTTTGTTTCGGCAGTTGTTATATATAAAAAAGACAAAATCAAGATTTTTTTACATTAG
- a CDS encoding O-antigen ligase family protein: protein MNKYLNAIHLWEMGYQFGNSVGIHAPALNMHLAFATVSAFYFVIKSFKDHEKSKLKVVRIIIFILSFFFVLFVNTRMALVNVFIGFLIVLFYAVKQDNFRKIALKGAPILVLLMAVLFLFVQKDPYMKEKYSSVSFAYMDKVGKLDEIDHPEVKVFNSLVTRVSIWKSAWELSLKNLPFGVGASDGKPELNKYYKETNQKFLAKYEFPTHNQFLDFLLKFGILGPIVVAFYIFTIGYLGYDLKNAIVLSFFLIFFTSNLVDDFLLRFDGIAFSGFWFSIFGSYWLQSKSFIVNGQ, encoded by the coding sequence ATGAACAAATACCTGAACGCTATACATTTGTGGGAAATGGGATATCAATTTGGAAATAGTGTAGGAATTCATGCTCCGGCATTAAATATGCATTTGGCCTTTGCTACCGTTTCTGCTTTTTATTTTGTGATTAAGAGTTTTAAAGATCATGAAAAATCTAAACTTAAAGTTGTAAGAATAATAATCTTTATACTTTCATTTTTCTTTGTATTGTTTGTTAATACAAGGATGGCATTAGTAAACGTTTTTATCGGATTTTTGATAGTTCTTTTTTATGCTGTTAAACAGGATAATTTTAGAAAAATAGCTTTAAAAGGTGCGCCTATATTAGTTTTACTAATGGCTGTTTTGTTCTTGTTTGTACAAAAAGATCCATACATGAAAGAAAAATATTCAAGCGTTAGTTTTGCCTATATGGATAAAGTTGGAAAGCTTGATGAAATTGATCATCCAGAAGTTAAAGTTTTTAATTCTTTGGTAACAAGAGTTTCAATCTGGAAATCAGCTTGGGAATTGTCTTTAAAAAATCTGCCTTTTGGAGTAGGAGCTTCAGATGGAAAACCGGAATTAAATAAATATTATAAAGAAACAAATCAGAAGTTTTTGGCTAAATATGAATTCCCAACACATAATCAGTTTTTGGATTTTTTATTAAAATTCGGAATTCTCGGGCCAATTGTAGTTGCATTCTATATTTTTACAATTGGCTATTTAGGTTACGATTTGAAAAATGCCATTGTACTTTCATTTTTTCTAATCTTTTTCACATCAAATTTAGTAGATGACTTTTTACTTCGTTTTGATGGAATTGCCTTCAGCGGATTTTGGTTTTCTATTTTTGGAAGTTATTGGCTTCAAAGCAAATCATTCATTGTAAATGGTCAATAA
- a CDS encoding glycosyltransferase yields MKVVHVIEALGGGVYTYFRDLSTYFGDKEIAKDLQTTIIYSGNRKEIDPHKIKSEFSNGVNLVQVNMVRELSPLQDLKSVYKLIQELKKINPDVVHLHSSKAGVLGRIACAFLFKKKKLYYTPHGYSFLREDISKNVRKLYWMIEKSFQALFGGTTIACGDTEFEIAKQIGKSRLVRNGINMSAVHQQFDPHENEKLTIGLMGRITYQKNPLFLNQIAQRFPDFNFIWIGDGDLKSSLTSPNIKITGWILNRKKVLKELNNIDIYMQISLWEGLPIAVLEAMTLQKPVIATNIIGNKDAVLHNKTGFLFDDISELNEYFEILKDPTVRVVFGENAYVRCSDLFDKDKNFKELLTIYNE; encoded by the coding sequence TTGAAAGTTGTACACGTAATTGAAGCGCTCGGTGGCGGCGTTTATACTTATTTTAGAGATTTGTCAACCTACTTTGGAGACAAAGAAATTGCTAAAGATCTTCAGACTACAATAATATATAGCGGTAATCGAAAAGAAATTGATCCTCACAAAATAAAATCTGAATTTTCTAACGGAGTAAATCTAGTTCAGGTTAATATGGTTCGTGAATTATCTCCTCTTCAGGATCTGAAATCTGTCTATAAACTGATTCAAGAACTCAAAAAAATAAATCCTGATGTTGTTCATCTTCATTCATCAAAAGCAGGAGTACTCGGAAGAATTGCTTGTGCTTTCCTATTCAAAAAAAAGAAGCTTTATTACACACCACACGGATATTCTTTTTTAAGAGAAGATATTTCGAAAAATGTTCGAAAATTATACTGGATGATCGAAAAGAGTTTTCAGGCACTATTTGGAGGCACTACTATAGCCTGTGGAGATACCGAATTTGAAATTGCGAAACAAATTGGTAAATCAAGATTGGTTAGAAATGGTATTAATATGTCGGCCGTTCACCAGCAATTTGATCCGCATGAAAACGAAAAACTAACTATTGGTTTAATGGGACGAATTACTTATCAAAAGAACCCTTTGTTTCTTAACCAAATAGCCCAAAGATTCCCTGATTTTAATTTTATCTGGATTGGCGATGGAGATTTAAAATCATCTCTTACTTCTCCAAATATAAAAATCACAGGATGGATCTTAAACAGAAAAAAGGTTTTGAAAGAACTTAATAATATTGATATATACATGCAAATCTCTCTCTGGGAAGGTTTGCCTATTGCAGTTTTGGAGGCAATGACTTTACAAAAACCGGTAATTGCCACCAATATTATTGGTAATAAAGATGCTGTTTTACATAACAAAACAGGATTTCTTTTTGATGATATTAGCGAACTCAACGAATATTTCGAAATTTTAAAAGATCCAACTGTTAGGGTTGTTTTCGGAGAAAATGCTTATGTAAGATGCTCTGATTTATTTGATAAAGACAAAAATTTCAAAGAATTATTGACCATTTACAATGAATGA
- a CDS encoding UDP-glucuronic acid decarboxylase family protein, with translation MKRILITGAAGFLGSHLCDRFIKEGYFVIGMDNLITGDLKNIEHLFKLENFEFYHHDITKFVHIPGELDYILHFASPASPIDYLKIPIQTLKVGSLGTHNLLGLARVKKARILIASTSEVYGDPLVHPQTEEYYGNVNTIGPRGVYDEAKRFQESITMAYHTFHGVETRIVRIFNTYGPRMRLNDGRVIPAFIGQALRGEDLTIFGDGMQTRSFCYVDDQVEGIYRLLHSDYVYPVNIGNPDEITIKDFAEEIIKLTGTNQKVVYHPLPINDPLQRQPDTTKAKELLGWEAKVNRAEGMKITYEYFKSLSPEELAKEEHKDFSSYIK, from the coding sequence ATGAAAAGAATACTTATTACTGGAGCTGCAGGATTTTTAGGATCACATTTATGTGACAGATTTATCAAAGAAGGATATTTTGTTATTGGAATGGATAACCTGATTACAGGTGATCTTAAAAATATTGAGCATTTATTTAAGTTAGAAAACTTCGAATTCTATCATCATGATATTACTAAGTTTGTGCATATTCCAGGTGAGTTAGATTATATTTTGCATTTTGCTTCACCAGCAAGTCCAATAGATTATTTAAAAATTCCGATTCAGACTTTAAAAGTTGGATCTTTAGGAACACATAATTTATTAGGATTGGCGAGAGTTAAAAAAGCCAGAATTTTGATTGCTTCAACTTCTGAAGTTTACGGAGATCCTTTAGTACACCCACAAACAGAAGAATACTACGGAAACGTAAATACAATTGGACCTCGTGGCGTTTATGATGAAGCAAAACGTTTTCAGGAATCCATTACAATGGCTTACCATACTTTTCATGGCGTAGAAACCAGAATTGTTCGTATTTTTAATACTTACGGACCAAGAATGCGATTAAACGACGGACGTGTAATTCCGGCTTTTATTGGTCAGGCTTTGCGCGGAGAAGATTTAACGATTTTTGGAGACGGAATGCAGACGCGTTCTTTCTGTTATGTTGATGATCAGGTAGAAGGTATTTATAGATTACTGCATTCTGATTACGTTTATCCAGTAAATATTGGAAATCCAGACGAAATTACGATTAAAGATTTTGCCGAAGAAATCATAAAACTTACGGGAACAAATCAAAAAGTAGTCTACCATCCGTTGCCCATAAACGATCCTTTACAGCGCCAGCCGGATACTACAAAAGCAAAAGAATTGTTAGGCTGGGAAGCTAAAGTTAACCGAGCGGAAGGAATGAAAATTACCTACGAGTATTTTAAATCATTATCTCCTGAAGAACTGGCAAAAGAAGAACACAAAGACTTTTCTAGTTATATAAAATAA
- a CDS encoding glycosyltransferase family 2 protein — MSDLVSILTPTYNTEKFIRATIESVQNQTYKYWEMILVDDGSTDQTVSVIEEFAQNDSRIKLFKLEKNSGNGFARNVALDKASGKYIAYLDSDDLWSFDKLEKQVQFLKTNNLHFTFSYYNCIDEEGNTLNRRVENPQPLTYNQLFFCNYVGNLTTIYDAEYFGKIKLESSQKRQDWRIWLTILKQIKTAEVIPEPLAFYRIRKDSISSSKFKLIKHNFGVYREFHGYNLVFSVFLMIRFLFTQLIIKRKYIKRV, encoded by the coding sequence ATGAGCGATTTAGTATCTATTCTAACACCGACATACAATACTGAAAAGTTCATTAGAGCAACTATAGAATCAGTTCAAAATCAAACCTATAAATACTGGGAAATGATTTTGGTTGATGATGGCTCGACAGATCAGACAGTTTCTGTTATAGAAGAGTTTGCACAAAATGATTCTAGAATAAAACTTTTCAAATTAGAAAAAAATTCAGGAAATGGTTTTGCCAGAAATGTGGCTTTAGATAAAGCTTCTGGAAAATATATCGCTTATCTGGATTCGGATGATTTATGGTCTTTTGATAAATTAGAAAAGCAGGTTCAGTTCTTAAAAACGAATAATCTGCATTTTACTTTTAGTTATTACAATTGTATTGATGAAGAAGGGAATACTTTAAACCGAAGAGTCGAAAATCCACAACCGTTAACTTATAATCAGTTGTTTTTCTGCAATTATGTAGGTAATCTTACGACAATTTATGATGCAGAATACTTCGGAAAAATCAAATTAGAATCCTCCCAAAAAAGACAAGACTGGAGAATATGGCTGACGATCTTGAAACAGATAAAAACTGCAGAAGTCATTCCAGAACCTTTAGCTTTTTATAGGATAAGAAAAGATTCTATTTCATCGTCAAAATTCAAATTGATTAAACACAATTTTGGCGTTTATAGAGAATTCCATGGATATAATCTCGTTTTTTCTGTTTTCTTGATGATAAGGTTTTTATTTACTCAGTTGATAATCAAACGAAAATATATAAAGAGAGTTTAA
- a CDS encoding ORF6N domain-containing protein, with the protein MDDNSLLSEETISNKIYFIRGQKVMFAFDLAALYDVETKRLNEQVKRNSSRFPEDFMFQLSESEFENLKSQIATSSWGGSRTLPYAFTEHGILMLSTVLKSDKAIQTNIQIMRIFTKVRQMLLDTTEIKVDILQIQKKLENHDKNIELVFSYLDELTEKKENETERVKIGYKT; encoded by the coding sequence ATGGACGACAACTCTTTACTTTCTGAAGAAACAATTTCTAATAAAATATACTTTATCCGTGGCCAAAAAGTGATGTTTGCATTTGATTTAGCAGCTCTTTATGATGTAGAAACAAAAAGATTAAATGAGCAAGTAAAAAGAAATTCATCACGATTTCCTGAAGATTTCATGTTTCAACTCTCCGAAAGTGAATTTGAAAACTTGAAGTCGCAAATTGCGACTTCAAGTTGGGGCGGTAGCAGAACATTACCGTATGCATTCACAGAACATGGTATTCTTATGCTTTCAACAGTTCTAAAAAGCGACAAAGCAATCCAAACCAATATTCAAATTATGAGGATTTTCACGAAAGTGAGACAAATGCTTTTGGACACAACCGAAATCAAGGTTGATATTCTGCAAATTCAGAAGAAGCTGGAAAATCATGATAAAAATATTGAATTGGTGTTCTCTTATTTAGATGAATTGACAGAAAAAAAAGAAAATGAAACTGAAAGAGTGAAGATTGGATATAAAACATAA